Within Vespula vulgaris chromosome 23, iyVesVulg1.1, whole genome shotgun sequence, the genomic segment aaagaagatTATATCGTTCGTCTTCTCGAGATCGCTCGTTGAGCGCGGGAACTTTTCAAAACGTTGGGAACGATCCTTCAAGATTCTCTCGATGATATCTCCTTTATAATCTACAAGAAactaaatttttaaatcgagtTCGTCGTATTTTCCAAATCAAATCAATTCGTATTGGTTTCGATATTCAtcatttatctctctatctatctctctcaatGGCGAACGATCGAAGTTCGTTCGAGGAATATGTTTGATTTGATAGTTTTCAAagtcaaagaagaagaagaagaagaagataaagaaaaaaaagagagaaagataaagaaaaatcgagaaagagatagagagataacgaaggaaaagaaaagaaagagataaggaaagagaaaaatattttttttcaaaatcaagaaagaagaagaagaggaaaagaaatttcgttgatcgtagaaaagaaaaaaggaatagtaatagtaatagtaaagaagaaacaacatCTATAACAATAAGAACAAGGACGATATAACAATAACGTGCAACGTTACGGCAAGTTCGCGTAAATCGTCGAGACGAGCGATGACGCGAGAGTTTTAACGTAAGCGTTAGTTTATTTCGGATGTATATCACCGAGGATGATAGTGGGGAGGACGGCGGTTGCCGTCTGATCTCCGTCCGTCAGTGCGTCGACGTCGACGGAACACGCGAGAACTCGTGGCCGGAAAAGAGACGAGcaccgccaccaccatcaccaccatcaccaccattaACACTATCACCATCATCTCCTCCTCTGTCTATTCCTGCTTCTGTCTCACCTCTTGTTGCTCTATCTGATTCTGTTCCTTCCGAATCGTCGTTAACGTCCAACGATgcccaagagaaagagaaaataaaggaaagaggatATTATTCGGAGGATAGGATTATCACTGGTACCTCTGGTTTATCGGACAATTCAAATGAATCGTCACGGTCGATGAAGAAATTCGATCTACGTTTGAATTCGTCGAGAATCAACAACAACGAGTCGAAGGATCAACAACGTACGATCAATATCAGCGAGGATTTATCatcgagaagaataaaagtttCACGATCGTTGGATCTTCTCGACGAgggtaatagtaataacaacaataatagtaacaataggAACGTGGGGTTTACGTGCGAAGGAAAACGTACGACCATACTGAATCTGTGTTATCGTGACACTTTGACACGAGCTACGAAGAACAACGTGACAaaatcgtcatcgtcgtcgtcaacaACGACGTCTTCCGTTCCAAAGATCGTTCCTAATATCGAGCAACGTCGTTTACTAAGGCGTACGCTTTCGGCACCAGGCTCCGAATCAACGAACGAGGATTCCTCCTctgataatatttctaattcgaACTTGAAAATTATCGACGAGATCGTTCTCCAATCGGCAACGAGATATCGTacgagaaacgaaacgttttcAACGACTAATACCACGAGAACCCGTGCCTCCTCGTTCGTTATAGAACGAAGGAAACATCGTAAGTGTTCTCGTCTCTATTCCTCCAGATCGACCGAGGATCTATCTACGAGGATTAGAAGGAGAAACGAATATACGGAGTTTAACACGACGACGGAGGCCGATGGAATGCGGAACTGTAGCAACGCCGTCGCTGGCGTCGACGAGGACGAAGGATGCGTCCTCGTTGGTGTACGTTCTTTGCTCGAGGATGGTACCGGCCCAACCGATACTCCTTTACGATCTACTAACACGTTGATAAACTCACGACAAGACGACAGATGTACCAGAAGGGATCGCGAACGTGCAAGGATACTACGACGGCGAAGGATCAATGGAAGATCGGCGTCGGTTCCTAGATTAAACGTGAGTCTAAATTTCGAAAATCGGATcgatttatacaatattatttgactactcctttttcatttctctcttctttgtttttttctttccctggATTCTTTCTAGACTAAAATACGTATGCTATATCTAACGGTAAAACGTTTATATGTATGAAGTGAACTACGtaggagaaaatatttacgaaaattgttaaatcgaCCGTAACGATCGTGTTTCTTCGTTGTCGATAAAGAACATGTATCGGTCTCTTTGTTCGTCctaaaagagaggagaaagaaaagaaaaggtcgAGCTAAAGCGTAATGTTGATTATCACATCGAACCGAACAGTCATTAAATCACTGATTCTCCTTCGTGATCGATCataaaattcgttcgaaacaACACTGTGTTCCGTTCACCcgcgacaaagagagagagagagatggagaaaatgagaaagaaacagagagagagagagagagagagagagagagagagagagaaagagagggaagaaaaagaaataagaaaagagatttcGTATGAAAAGTAGTAGTCGTTTGAGTTTCATTACATGGTAACCCCCTACCTCACATATTCACCTGAAATTCATTCTCGCGATAACGTATTATTTATCCCTCCCCTGTTCCCTCCCATT encodes:
- the LOC127071830 gene encoding tyrosine-protein phosphatase 3-like isoform X2 — encoded protein: MYITEDDSGEDGGCRLISVRQCVDVDGTRENSWPEKRRAPPPPSPPSPPLTLSPSSPPLSIPASVSPLVALSDSVPSESSLTSNDAQEKEKIKERGYYSEDRIITGTSGLSDNSNESSRSMKKFDLRLNSSRINNNESKDQQRTINISEDLSSRRIKVSRSLDLLDEGNSNNNNNSNNRNVGFTCEGKRTTILNLCYRDTLTRATKNNVTKSSSSSSTTTSSVPKIVPNIEQRRLLRRTLSAPGSESTNEDSSSDNISNSNLKIIDEIVLQSATRYRTRNETFSTTNTTRTRASSFVIERRKHRKCSRLYSSRSTEDLSTRIRRRNEYTEFNTTTEADGMRNCSNAVAGVDEDEGCVLVGVRSLLEDGTGPTDTPLRSTNTLINSRQDDRCTRRDRERARILRRRRINGRSASVPRLNRFMGYVNAYIISRLSTIRP
- the LOC127071830 gene encoding uncharacterized protein DDB_G0284459-like isoform X1, translated to MYITEDDSGEDGGCRLISVRQCVDVDGTRENSWPEKRRAPPPPSPPSPPLTLSPSSPPLSIPASVSPLVALSDSVPSESSLTSNDAQEKEKIKERGYYSEDRIITGTSGLSDNSNESSRSMKKFDLRLNSSRINNNESKDQQRTINISEDLSSRRIKVSRSLDLLDEGNSNNNNNSNNRNVGFTCEGKRTTILNLCYRDTLTRATKNNVTKSSSSSSTTTSSVPKIVPNIEQRRLLRRTLSAPGSESTNEDSSSDNISNSNLKIIDEIVLQSATRYRTRNETFSTTNTTRTRASSFVIERRKHRKCSRLYSSRSTEDLSTRIRRRNEYTEFNTTTEADGMRNCSNAVAGVDEDEGCVLVGVRSLLEDGTGPTDTPLRSTNTLINSRQDDRCTRRDRERARILRRRRINGRSASVPRLNNEKKKRRKKERKKCYIEPTDNEFDFRSGLYRSLLSLIILSRS